From a region of the Salvelinus alpinus chromosome 2, SLU_Salpinus.1, whole genome shotgun sequence genome:
- the LOC139567934 gene encoding MAPK regulated corepressor interacting protein 2-like produces the protein MMYTITRGPSKLVTQRRTGPTQQLENKTNDLKLKPTPWLSSNSPAPKIVFNRLNGKRYHTAATQKEDTTSEGFTPAHEENVRFVYEAWQEIEQQLAGDGEGSVEPAAVCGQGPVQYAEKTPSTTTKNFVPIDLEEWWAQRFLANIANLS, from the exons ATGATGTACACTATTACCAGAGGTCCCAGTAAACTTGTTACACAGCGCAGGACAG GTCCCACGCAGCAACTTGAGAATAAAACCAACGACTTGAAGCTCAAACCGACCCCCTGGTTATCCTCAAA CTCTCCAGCTCCAAAGATAGTGTTTAATCGCCTGAACGGGAAGAGATACCACACTGCAGCCACACAGAAGGAAGACACCACATCTGAAGGCTTCACCCCGGCCCATGAAGAGAATGTCCGATTTGTGTACGAAG CATGGCAGGAAATAGAGCAGCAGCTGGCAGGAGATGGAGAAGGCAGTGTGGAGCCTGCTGCTGTATGTGGCCAGGGGCCCGTGCAGTACGCAGAGAAGACCCCCAGTACCACAACGAAGA ACTTTGTGCCTATAGACCTGGAGGAGTGGTGGGCCCAGCGCTTCCTGGCCAACATCGCTAACCTGTCGTGa